The genomic interval GCCGAGCTCGGACGACAGGTGCTTGCGCACCAGGTCGCCATCGAGGAACGTGATCGAGCGGCCACCGATCTCCAGCAGCTTGCTCTGCAGCACGTTGGCGATCGTCGACTTGCCCGACCCCGACAGCCCTGTGAAGAAGACGGTGAAGCCCTGCTTGTCCCGCGGCGGGTGCGTCCGGCGCAGCTCCTCGGCGACGCCGGGGAACGTGAACCACTCGGGGATCGCCTCGCCGGTCTGCAGCATCTCGCGCAGCTGCGTGCCCGAGATCGACGCGGTCTCAGTGCCCTCGGGCACCTCGTCGATCGGCGCGTACCGCTGCTCACCGGGCAGGTACACCATCAGCCGGAACGGCACCATCTCGATGCCCAGCTCCTCGGTGTACGCTCGCAGCAGTTCCTGGGCGTCGTAGGGCCCGTAGAACGGCGTGCCGCTCGAGTCACTGCCGGGACCCGCGTGGTCGCGACCCACGATCAGGTGGGTGCAGCCGAAGTTCTTGCGGATGATCGCGTGCCACAGCGCCTCGCGGGGGCCGCCCATGCGCATTGCCAGCGGCAGCAGCGAGAGGTCCGCCATGTGCTCGGGGTAGGTCTCGAGCAGCGCCTCGTAGCACCGCACACGGGTGTAGTGGTCGACGTCACCGGGCTTGGTCATGCCGACCACGGGGTGGATCAACAGCGCGGCGTCGGCGTCCTTCGCCGCGCGCAGGGTCAGCTCCTGGTGCGCGCGGTGCATCGGGTTGCGGGTCTGGAACGCGACGACACGGTCCCATCCACGGTCCGCGAAGCGCTCGCGCAGCTGCGCCGGCGTCATCCGCCGGTCCGTGAAGTCGTAGTGCAGCGGGCGCTGCACACTCTCGATCGTCCCACCGACGTACCACGGGTGCGAGCGGCGCAGCAGGTGATCGACGCCCGGGTGCTCGGTGTTGGAGGTCCCGAAGACCGCCTCGGCCTCGGCCGCGCGGTCCGCCTGGTACACGTCGGCGACGTGCAGCACGGCGAGCATGACGCCCTCGGCGTCGCGCAGCGCCAGCGCCGAGCCCTCCGACAGCGCCTCGGCAGTCTCGGCATCGACGTCGAGCGTGATCGGCATCGGCCACAGGGTGCCGTCGGGCAGGCGCATGTCGGTGCACACGCTGGCGTGCTCGCGCTCGGTCATGAACCCGCGCAGCGGTGAGAACCCGCCGTCGAGCAGCAGCTCGAGGTCACACAGCTGACGTGGGGTCAGATCCCAGGACGGCCAGTCCTTGGCCTGCTGGCGCAGTTCGAGCGCTCGTGCGTCGTCGACGAGCAGGTTCACGAGCGTGCCGCCGTGCGGCGGGTTCAGGGCAGTCACGATGAAAGGCTCCCGCAAAAAGGTAGAGATCTACAAAAGAGTCGTGATCGCAACGATCCTAGCGAACTGGCGGCGGATCGCCGCCCGGCCGCGCGTCGGGTCGGACGGTTCGGACCTGGCCCGCCGGTCAACGCTGGCAGCGGGAGCTCATCCACCGACGAGAGGACCGTGCCGTGAGCGGGCCGCAGTGGTGGCGCGATGCCGTGCTGTACCAGATCTACCCACGCAGCTGGGCGGACGGCAATGGTGACGGCATTGGTGACCTGCCCGGCATCACCGCGCGGCTCGACCACCTGGCCTGGCTCGGCGTCGACGGGCTGTGGCTGTCGCCGATCTACCCGTCGCCGATGGCCGACTTCGGCTACGACGTCGCCGACCACACCGACGTCCACCCCGACTTCGGCACGCTGGCCGACCTCGACGCGCTGGTCGCCGCCGCACACGAGCGCGACCTGCGGGTCATCCTCGACTTCGTACCGAACCACACGTCGGATGGGCACGCGTGGTTCCGGGCGTCGCGATCGTCCCGGGACGACCCGCGCCGCGACTGGTACGTCTGGCGTGACCCGGCGCCGGACGGAGGGCCGCCGAACAACTGGATGAGCCGGTTCGGTGGCGGTCCCGCCTGGACGTTCGACGAGCCGACCGGACAGTGGTACCTGCACACGTTCCTGCCGGAGCAGCCGGACCTGAACTGGCGGAACCCCGAGGTGCGCCGGGCGATGTGCGACGTCCTGCGCTTCTGGATGCGCCGCGGCGTCGACGGGTTCCGCGTCGACGTCGCGCACCGCATCGTCAAGGACGAGCGGCTGCGCGACAACCCGCCGGACCCCGACCACCGCGACGGCATGCCCGGGTACCGCCGCGTCACCGAGCACTACTCGCGCAACTGGCACGAGGTCCACGAGATCCACCGGCTGCTGCGGCGCACGGTCGAGGAGTTCGACGATCCGCCACGGCTGCTCGCGGGTGAGGTCAACCTGGACCCGCCCGAGCTCGTCGCCTACTACGGCGACGACGACGAGCTGCACCTGCCGCTGAACTTCCACACCATCGTCGATCTGTCGTGGACCGCCACCGACCTGGCCGGGCTGGTCGACGACGTCGAGGACACCACTCCGGCGTTCGCCTGGCCGTCGTGGATCCTGTCGAACCACGACAAGTCCCGGTTCCCGACCAGGACCGGTCGGCGCTTCGCGCGCCAGGCGCTCGTGTTCCTGCTGACGGCGCGCGGCACGGCGGTGCTGTACTACGGCGACGAGCTCGCGATGGGCGACGCCGACGTGCCGCCGGACCGCATGCAGGATCCGTGGGGCCGCCACGTACCCGACGAGAGCCGCGATCCCGAGCGCACGCCCATGCCGTGGGATGGCTCGCCCAACGCCGGGTTCTGCCCGCCGGACGTCACGCCGTGGCTGCCGCTGACCGACGACGCGATGACGCGCAACGTGGACGCGCAGTGCGACGACCCCGCGTCCGAGCTGCACCTGGTGCGCGACCTGCTGTCGCTGCGGCGTGCGCGATCGTCGTTGCGCACGGGCGCGTACGAGCGGCTCCACGTCGACGACACCGTGTTCGCCTACGTGCGGCGCGACGGTGACGAGCACACCGTGGTCGCCATGTCGTTCGCCGACGCGCCCCGCACGCTGACGCTCGGCGGCCAGCACGACGTGCTGCGCTCGACCGACGCCGACCGGACCGGCAGCGTCGGCGGCGAGCTTTGGCTGGGCCCGTGCGAAGCGGTGGTCCTGGCGGCGGGCGACTGACCGATGGACACCGGCGGATCCGCCGACGCAGACGACGGGCGGACGCGTACGTGGGTGATCGACGCCTTGAACGTGGTCGGGACGCGACCGGACGGCTGGTGGCGGGACCGGTCCGGTGCGGTTGCCCGGATCGTCGACGAGATCGTCCGGTGGCGCGCGACGATCAACGACGACGTGCTGGTCGTCGTCGACGGCCACCCCTCGGGACGGGTCCGCGAGGGCATGTGGTACGGCGTGAAGGTCCGGCTCACCCACACCAGCCGACCCGACGCGGCTGACGACGAGATCGCCACGACCGTGGCCGCCGCGACCGATCCCACC from Euzebyales bacterium carries:
- a CDS encoding bifunctional sulfate adenylyltransferase/adenylylsulfate kinase, translated to MTALNPPHGGTLVNLLVDDARALELRQQAKDWPSWDLTPRQLCDLELLLDGGFSPLRGFMTEREHASVCTDMRLPDGTLWPMPITLDVDAETAEALSEGSALALRDAEGVMLAVLHVADVYQADRAAEAEAVFGTSNTEHPGVDHLLRRSHPWYVGGTIESVQRPLHYDFTDRRMTPAQLRERFADRGWDRVVAFQTRNPMHRAHQELTLRAAKDADAALLIHPVVGMTKPGDVDHYTRVRCYEALLETYPEHMADLSLLPLAMRMGGPREALWHAIIRKNFGCTHLIVGRDHAGPGSDSSGTPFYGPYDAQELLRAYTEELGIEMVPFRLMVYLPGEQRYAPIDEVPEGTETASISGTQLREMLQTGEAIPEWFTFPGVAEELRRTHPPRDKQGFTVFFTGLSGSGKSTIANVLQSKLLEIGGRSITFLDGDLVRKHLSSELGFSKDHRNLNIRRIGYVASEATKHGGVAVCAPIAPYAQTRQDVRDMVEAGGGFILVYVATPLEVCEQRDRKGLYAKAREGIIKEFTGISDPYEEPTDAELVIDTTTCSAEEAAAEIIGYLRAEGYLVGG
- a CDS encoding alpha-amylase family glycosyl hydrolase gives rise to the protein MSGPQWWRDAVLYQIYPRSWADGNGDGIGDLPGITARLDHLAWLGVDGLWLSPIYPSPMADFGYDVADHTDVHPDFGTLADLDALVAAAHERDLRVILDFVPNHTSDGHAWFRASRSSRDDPRRDWYVWRDPAPDGGPPNNWMSRFGGGPAWTFDEPTGQWYLHTFLPEQPDLNWRNPEVRRAMCDVLRFWMRRGVDGFRVDVAHRIVKDERLRDNPPDPDHRDGMPGYRRVTEHYSRNWHEVHEIHRLLRRTVEEFDDPPRLLAGEVNLDPPELVAYYGDDDELHLPLNFHTIVDLSWTATDLAGLVDDVEDTTPAFAWPSWILSNHDKSRFPTRTGRRFARQALVFLLTARGTAVLYYGDELAMGDADVPPDRMQDPWGRHVPDESRDPERTPMPWDGSPNAGFCPPDVTPWLPLTDDAMTRNVDAQCDDPASELHLVRDLLSLRRARSSLRTGAYERLHVDDTVFAYVRRDGDEHTVVAMSFADAPRTLTLGGQHDVLRSTDADRTGSVGGELWLGPCEAVVLAAGD